The following nucleotide sequence is from Streptomyces bathyalis.
AGGCGTCGACGGTGGTCACCCCGTGCCGGAGCGCGGTGAGCGTGTTGGACAACGCCTGACCGTAGGTGTCGTGGAAGTGGACCGCGATCCGGGCCGCGGGCACTCCCGCGGTGGTCAACTCGCGGAGCAGCGCCGTGACATGACCTGGCGTGGCGACGCCGATGGTGTCGCCCAGGCTCAGCTCGTCGCAGCCCATGTCGAGCAGCGCGCGGCAGACCTTGACCACCTGAGCGGGCGGGACGGGGCCCTCCCACGGGTCGCCGAAGCACATGGAGACATAGCCGCGGACCCACTGCTCCTCGGCCTTGGCCCGCGTGACCACCGGCTCGAACATCGCCAGTGATTCCTCCAGGGACCGGTTGAGGTTGGCCCTGGCGAAGGACTCGGTGGCGCTCGCGAAGACGGCGATGTGCCGGCAGCCGTGGGCGACGGCACGGTCCAGGCCACGTGCGTTGGGCACCAGCACCGGAAGCCGGAGGTCGCCCGGAAGGTCGGCGAGCAGCGGCATCAGCTCTTCGGCGTCGGCGAGTTGGGGGACCCACTTGGGGTGCACGAAGCTCGTCGCCTCGATGGTCTCCAGCCCCGCCTCGCGCAGCCGGTGGATGAACTCGGACTTCACCTCGACGGGGACCGTCGCCTGCTCGTTCTGCAAGCCGTCGCGCGGCCCCACTTCGTGGATCCGTACCTTCGGTGGAAGCCCGTCGTCGCCGAAGCGCATGGGCAGACCCTCGATCACGCCTCCGCCTCCTTCTCCTCGGTGCCGTCCGCCGCGGGATGGGGCTCCACGACGGCGAGCACCTGATCCATGGCCACGGTGCTCCCCGCCATGACGTCCAGCTCGGTGACCGTGCCGTCGTAGGGGGCGGTGATGACGTGCTCCATCTTCATCGCCTCGACGACGAGCAGGCTCTGGCCCGCGGTGACCTTGTCGCCGGCGGCGGCCTTGACCACCGTCACCGTGCCGGGCATGGGTGCGG
It contains:
- a CDS encoding hydroxymethylglutaryl-CoA lyase, yielding MIEGLPMRFGDDGLPPKVRIHEVGPRDGLQNEQATVPVEVKSEFIHRLREAGLETIEATSFVHPKWVPQLADAEELMPLLADLPGDLRLPVLVPNARGLDRAVAHGCRHIAVFASATESFARANLNRSLEESLAMFEPVVTRAKAEEQWVRGYVSMCFGDPWEGPVPPAQVVKVCRALLDMGCDELSLGDTIGVATPGHVTALLRELTTAGVPAARIAVHFHDTYGQALSNTLTALRHGVTTVDASAGGLGGCPYAKSATGNLATEDLVWMLQGLGIGTGVDLARLTATSGWMADRLGRPSPSRTVRALTGADTDAGSHPNSHKEQ